The following proteins come from a genomic window of Hymenobacter canadensis:
- a CDS encoding AAA family ATPase, which produces MSVTKFSSDKEAADALARAYQVLRQEIGKVIIGQDEVVQLVLTAVFSQGHCLLVGVPGLAKTLLIQTIADSLDLSFNRVQFTPDLMPSDIVGSETLTQQRDFQFVPGPIFANIVLADEINRTPPKTQAALLEAMQEYAVTVAGKRYPLERPFFVLATQNPIEQEGTYPLPEAQLDRFMFNIELGYPSYEAELQIVKNTTSDTKPTVNKILHADEIQAFQHLVRRVPVADNVVEYAVSLVHKTRPNTDRGAARASQLLEWGAGPRASQHLIVGAKCNALLNGKYSPDIEDVKAVALPILRHRLVRNFKAEAEGVTVEQIIKELL; this is translated from the coding sequence ATGTCTGTTACAAAATTCTCTTCTGACAAAGAAGCCGCCGACGCGCTGGCCCGGGCGTATCAGGTGTTGCGCCAGGAAATCGGCAAAGTCATTATCGGGCAGGACGAAGTAGTGCAGCTGGTGCTAACAGCCGTGTTTTCGCAGGGCCACTGCCTGCTGGTGGGCGTGCCGGGCCTGGCCAAGACCCTGCTCATCCAGACCATTGCCGACTCGCTGGATCTGTCCTTCAATCGGGTGCAGTTCACGCCCGACCTAATGCCTTCCGACATCGTCGGCTCCGAGACGCTCACCCAGCAGCGCGACTTCCAGTTTGTACCCGGCCCTATCTTCGCCAACATCGTGCTGGCCGACGAAATCAACCGGACGCCGCCCAAAACGCAGGCGGCGCTGCTGGAAGCTATGCAGGAGTACGCCGTGACGGTAGCCGGCAAGCGCTACCCGCTGGAGCGCCCGTTTTTCGTGCTGGCCACCCAGAACCCCATCGAGCAGGAAGGCACCTACCCGCTCCCGGAGGCTCAGCTGGACCGCTTCATGTTCAACATCGAGCTGGGCTACCCGAGCTACGAGGCCGAGCTGCAGATCGTTAAGAACACCACTTCCGACACCAAGCCCACGGTGAACAAGATCCTGCACGCCGACGAGATTCAGGCGTTTCAGCACTTGGTGCGCCGCGTGCCCGTAGCCGATAACGTGGTGGAGTACGCCGTGAGTCTCGTGCACAAAACCCGCCCCAACACCGACCGGGGCGCCGCCCGCGCCAGCCAGCTGCTGGAATGGGGTGCCGGCCCGCGCGCCTCGCAGCACCTGATTGTGGGCGCCAAGTGCAACGCCCTGCTCAACGGCAAATACTCGCCCGATATTGAGGACGTAAAAGCCGTGGCTCTGCCCATTCTGCGCCACCGCTTGGTGCGCAACTTCAAGGCCGAAGCCGAAGGTGTCACCGTCGAGCAGATCATTAAAGAGTTGTTGTAA
- a CDS encoding GNAT family N-acetyltransferase has product MPPAAPPTTSRHTARLTLRPYQPTDEADFFAVLHHNRTRLQNAFPARLAAVQALPDAGRVLRQFAQDWQQGRLYVFGIWHTAAGTYLGDISLRPSWSAPVSAEIGYYLAGAAEGNGYAREALGAIVQFGFEMPVQAQSLTLRCRANNPRSMAVAEHAGFRPVVARRRLWSLRGASDIVHYRLDRA; this is encoded by the coding sequence GTGCCGCCCGCCGCTCCGCCTACCACCTCCCGCCACACGGCCCGCCTCACGCTCCGCCCCTATCAGCCCACCGACGAGGCCGACTTTTTTGCGGTGCTGCATCACAATCGCACCCGGCTGCAGAATGCCTTTCCGGCGCGCCTGGCCGCCGTGCAGGCCCTACCCGATGCCGGCCGGGTGCTCCGGCAGTTTGCCCAGGACTGGCAGCAGGGCCGGCTGTACGTGTTTGGCATCTGGCACACGGCCGCTGGCACCTATCTCGGCGACATCAGTCTGCGGCCGTCCTGGAGTGCGCCGGTGAGTGCCGAAATCGGGTATTATCTGGCCGGGGCCGCCGAGGGCAACGGCTACGCCCGCGAGGCCCTCGGCGCCATCGTGCAGTTCGGGTTTGAGATGCCGGTGCAGGCCCAGAGTCTCACGCTGCGCTGCCGCGCCAACAACCCGCGCAGCATGGCCGTGGCCGAGCACGCCGGCTTTCGGCCCGTAGTGGCCCGCCGGCGCCTCTGGAGCCTACGCGGTGCCTCCGACATCGTGCACTACCGCCTGGACCGGGCGTAA